From a region of the Paenibacillus sp. FSL R10-2734 genome:
- a CDS encoding phage regulatory protein/antirepressor Ant, translated as MNQLRIVSKDGKLLADSREIAFMTGKDHSNIMRDIRGYVSVLENSDLNSQDFFIPNTYKTEGNNKTYDCYLLTKIGCDMVANKMTGEKGILFTATYVSRFEEMERQIITQETPSYMIVDPVERAKKWISEEESRKLFKEKSFLLELQVEQDKPKTIFADAVSTSNDSILVGQLATILKQNGVNIGQTRLFNFLREEGYLCKSGERRNLPTQKAMELKLFEVKEFTVHGNSGIRVKNTPKVTGRGQIYFINKFLKHSA; from the coding sequence TTGCAGACAGTAGAGAGATAGCTTTTATGACTGGTAAAGATCATAGCAATATTATGCGAGACATACGCGGATATGTATCTGTTCTTGAAAACTCAGATTTGAATTCTCAGGATTTCTTTATTCCTAACACTTATAAAACAGAAGGTAACAATAAAACTTATGATTGCTACCTACTCACTAAAATCGGTTGCGACATGGTGGCGAACAAAATGACAGGTGAGAAGGGTATTTTATTCACAGCAACTTATGTATCGAGATTTGAAGAAATGGAACGTCAGATCATCACACAAGAAACACCATCATACATGATTGTTGATCCAGTAGAACGCGCTAAAAAATGGATCAGCGAAGAAGAGTCTAGAAAACTTTTTAAAGAAAAATCATTTCTGTTGGAACTGCAGGTTGAACAGGACAAGCCTAAAACAATATTCGCTGATGCCGTATCCACTTCTAATGATTCTATCCTAGTTGGTCAACTGGCAACGATCCTAAAGCAAAACGGAGTAAACATTGGTCAAACAAGATTATTCAACTTCCTCAGAGAAGAAGGTTACCTTTGCAAGTCCGGAGAGCGCCGCAACCTTCCTACACAAAAGGCGATGGAGCTAAAACTTTTCGAAGTCAAAGAGTTCACTGTTCATGGTAACTCAGGAATCAGAGTTAAAAACACACCTAAGGTGACAGGTCGCGGACAAATTTACTTCATTAATAAGTTTTTAAAACATTCCGCTTAA